The following proteins are encoded in a genomic region of Micromonospora olivasterospora:
- a CDS encoding S-methyl-5'-thioadenosine phosphorylase, producing MGPTADIGVIGGSGLYALLEGASEHRVETPYGEPSDPVTVAEMGGRQVAFLPRHGRDHRYPPHKIPYRANLWALRSLGVRQVIAPCAVGGLRPELGPGTFVVPDQLIDRTSGRTQTYYDQGAVHVAFADPYCPVGRRTLLGAAAGQGVAAVDGGTMVVVEGPRFSSRAESRWFTAIGGAIVNMTGHPEAVLARELALCYTPIALVTDLDAGVEAGESVTQEEVFRVFRENTDRLRGVLRDAVAALPTERDCPCGHALDGIKLPFPLP from the coding sequence ATGGGCCCGACGGCGGACATCGGAGTGATCGGCGGTTCCGGCCTCTACGCCTTGCTGGAAGGGGCCAGCGAGCACCGCGTGGAGACGCCGTACGGGGAGCCGTCCGACCCCGTCACGGTGGCGGAGATGGGCGGCCGGCAGGTGGCCTTCCTGCCCCGGCACGGGCGTGACCACCGGTACCCGCCGCACAAGATCCCGTACCGGGCGAACCTGTGGGCCCTGCGGTCGCTCGGGGTGCGTCAGGTCATCGCCCCGTGCGCGGTCGGTGGGCTCCGCCCCGAGCTGGGGCCGGGCACCTTCGTCGTGCCGGACCAGCTGATCGACCGGACCAGTGGCCGCACCCAGACGTACTACGACCAGGGCGCGGTGCACGTCGCCTTCGCCGACCCGTACTGCCCGGTCGGCCGGCGTACTTTGCTCGGCGCCGCCGCCGGCCAGGGCGTTGCGGCGGTCGACGGCGGCACGATGGTGGTCGTGGAGGGGCCCCGCTTCTCCTCCCGGGCGGAGTCCCGGTGGTTCACGGCGATCGGCGGCGCCATCGTCAACATGACGGGCCACCCCGAGGCGGTGCTGGCCCGGGAGTTGGCCCTCTGCTACACCCCGATCGCGCTGGTCACCGACCTCGACGCCGGGGTGGAGGCCGGGGAGTCGGTGACCCAGGAGGAGGTCTTCCGGGTGTTCCGGGAGAACACCGACCGGCTGCGCGGGGTGCTGCGGGACGCCGTCGCCGCCCTGCCCACCGAGCGGGACTGCCCGTGCGGGCACGCGCTCGACGGGATCAAGCTCCCCTTCCCGCTGCCCTGA
- the smpB gene encoding SsrA-binding protein SmpB gives MPREKGRKVVASNKKARHDYAILDTYEAGMALTGTEVKSLRAGRASLVDAFAQERDGELYLHGMHIPEYVQGTWTNHEPRRTRKLLLKRLEIDRLIGKTRESGLTLVPLQVYFADGWAKVEIGLAKGKKAYDKRQDLAKRDAQREMVRAVGRRGKGMDD, from the coding sequence ATGCCACGCGAGAAGGGGCGCAAGGTCGTCGCCTCCAACAAGAAGGCACGCCACGACTACGCCATCCTCGACACGTACGAGGCGGGCATGGCGCTGACCGGCACCGAGGTCAAGTCGCTGCGCGCGGGGCGGGCGTCGCTGGTCGACGCGTTCGCCCAGGAGCGCGACGGCGAGCTGTACCTGCACGGCATGCACATCCCGGAGTACGTCCAGGGCACCTGGACCAACCACGAGCCCCGGCGCACCCGCAAGCTGCTGCTCAAGCGGCTGGAGATCGACCGGTTGATCGGCAAGACCCGGGAGAGCGGGCTCACCCTGGTGCCGCTGCAGGTGTACTTCGCGGACGGCTGGGCCAAGGTGGAGATCGGCCTGGCCAAGGGCAAGAAGGCGTACGACAAGCGTCAGGACCTGGCCAAGCGGGACGCGCAGCGGGAGATGGTTCGCGCGGTCGGCCGCCGCGGCAAGGGCATGGACGACTGA
- a CDS encoding thiamine pyrophosphate-binding protein: MATVRETTYDLLRALDLTTVFGNPGSTEEPFLQDFPGDFRYVHALHEASAVAMADGYAQATGRPAHVNLHTAPGTGNGMGNLVTAWHNKTPLIVTAGQQTRQMLLIEPRLANPRAAELTQPYVKWSYEPARAQDIPAAFMRAYATAVQPPAGPVFLSLPLDDWDQPAAGAPVVRTVATRYAPDPQRLREFADAVAASRSPALVLGSAVDRAGAWPAAVALAERLAAPVWSAPAPERAAFPEDHRHFRGVLPYAIGPLAEALRGHDTVLVVGAPSSGTTRTCRGTTCPPAPGCCTSPTIRARPPARRSGTACSATPAWPWPPWPTSCRRPTARHHRPGPPRRRPTAARR; this comes from the coding sequence ATGGCAACGGTCCGCGAGACGACCTACGACCTGCTCCGGGCGCTGGACCTGACCACCGTCTTCGGCAACCCCGGCTCCACCGAGGAGCCCTTCCTCCAGGACTTCCCCGGCGACTTCCGGTACGTCCACGCCCTGCACGAGGCGTCCGCCGTCGCCATGGCCGACGGGTACGCCCAGGCCACCGGCCGCCCCGCGCACGTCAACCTGCACACCGCCCCGGGCACCGGCAACGGCATGGGCAATCTGGTCACCGCCTGGCACAACAAGACGCCGCTGATCGTCACCGCCGGGCAGCAGACCCGGCAGATGCTGCTGATCGAGCCGCGGCTGGCCAACCCCCGGGCGGCCGAGCTGACCCAGCCGTACGTGAAGTGGAGCTACGAGCCGGCCCGCGCACAGGACATCCCGGCGGCGTTCATGCGGGCGTACGCCACAGCGGTGCAGCCGCCGGCCGGGCCGGTCTTCCTCTCCCTGCCGCTGGACGACTGGGACCAGCCGGCGGCGGGCGCGCCCGTCGTGCGTACGGTGGCCACCCGGTACGCCCCGGACCCGCAGCGGCTGCGGGAGTTCGCCGACGCCGTGGCCGCCAGCCGCTCCCCCGCGCTGGTCCTCGGCTCGGCCGTGGACCGGGCCGGGGCGTGGCCGGCTGCGGTCGCGCTGGCCGAGCGGCTGGCCGCGCCGGTCTGGTCCGCCCCGGCCCCGGAGCGCGCCGCGTTCCCCGAGGACCACCGGCACTTCCGGGGGGTGCTGCCGTACGCGATCGGGCCGCTGGCCGAGGCGCTGCGCGGGCACGACACGGTGCTGGTGGTCGGCGCCCCGTCTTCCGGTACTACCCGTACGTGCCGGGGGACTACCTGCCCGCCGGCACCCGGCTGCTGCACGTCACCGACGATCCGGGCGAGGCCGCCCGCGCGCCGGTCGGGGACAGCCTGCTCGGCGACGCCGGCCTGGCCCTGGCCGCCCTGGCCGACCTCGTGCCGCCGGCCGACCGCCCGCCACCACCGCCCCGGGCCGCCCCGCCGCCGCCCGACTGCGGCCCGCCGCTGA
- a CDS encoding thiamine pyrophosphate-dependent enzyme, translating into MPPADRPPPPPRAAPPPPDCGPPLSPDGLFATLAEHWPPDGVLVQESPSNLAALRRRLPTTRPGSYFTMASGGLGFGLPAAVGIALAERDTGRCRPVVAVIGDGSFHYSVQALWTAARLRLPLAVVVPVNQQYAILKSFAELKHTPGVPGLDLPGLDVTAVARGYGCAGEAVERPEQLGEALRAALAADRPTVLPVPISTDVPRLL; encoded by the coding sequence GTGCCGCCGGCCGACCGCCCGCCACCACCGCCCCGGGCCGCCCCGCCGCCGCCCGACTGCGGCCCGCCGCTGAGCCCGGACGGCCTCTTCGCCACCCTGGCAGAGCACTGGCCGCCGGACGGGGTGCTGGTGCAGGAGTCACCGTCCAACCTGGCCGCCCTGCGCCGCCGGCTGCCGACCACCCGACCCGGGTCGTACTTCACGATGGCCAGTGGAGGGCTGGGATTCGGGCTGCCGGCGGCGGTCGGCATCGCGCTGGCCGAGCGGGACACCGGGCGGTGCCGCCCGGTGGTCGCGGTGATCGGCGACGGCTCGTTCCACTACTCGGTGCAGGCGCTGTGGACCGCCGCACGGCTGCGCCTGCCGCTGGCCGTCGTGGTCCCGGTCAACCAGCAGTACGCGATCCTCAAGTCGTTCGCCGAGCTGAAGCACACCCCCGGGGTGCCCGGGCTGGACCTGCCGGGGCTGGACGTCACGGCGGTGGCCCGGGGGTACGGCTGCGCCGGCGAGGCCGTCGAACGGCCCGAGCAGCTCGGCGAGGCGCTGCGCGCGGCGCTGGCCGCGGACCGGCCCACCGTGCTGCCGGTGCCGATCAGCACCGACGTACCCCGGCTGCTCTAG
- a CDS encoding YqgE/AlgH family protein — translation MQGEDQAIGGRAMESMAGRLLVATPALKDPNFDRTVVLLVAHEPGGAVGVVLNRATEVPVADVLGDWSDLARDPAVLFEGGPVQPDSAICLARMRNPVKRLRGFHQVSGAVGTIDLSVDPERMRDSIGGIRVFAGYSGWGSGQLEQEIEGGSWFVLDALPGDAFVDRPDDLWPMVLRRQGGIMAAVAHFPPDVALN, via the coding sequence ATGCAGGGAGAGGACCAGGCGATCGGCGGGCGGGCGATGGAGTCGATGGCCGGACGGCTGCTGGTCGCGACCCCGGCGCTCAAGGACCCGAACTTCGACCGGACGGTGGTGCTGCTGGTCGCGCACGAGCCGGGCGGCGCGGTGGGCGTCGTGCTCAACCGGGCCACCGAGGTCCCGGTCGCCGACGTCCTCGGCGACTGGAGCGACCTGGCGCGGGACCCGGCGGTGCTGTTCGAGGGCGGGCCGGTCCAGCCGGACTCGGCCATCTGCCTGGCCCGGATGCGCAACCCGGTGAAGCGGCTGCGCGGCTTCCATCAGGTCTCCGGCGCCGTCGGCACGATCGACCTGTCCGTCGACCCCGAGCGGATGCGGGACAGCATCGGCGGCATCCGGGTCTTCGCCGGCTACTCGGGGTGGGGATCGGGCCAGTTGGAGCAGGAGATCGAGGGCGGTTCCTGGTTCGTCCTCGACGCGCTGCCGGGCGACGCCTTCGTCGACCGGCCCGACGACCTGTGGCCGATGGTGCTGCGCCGGCAGGGTGGGATCATGGCCGCCGTCGCCCACTTCCCGCCCGACGTGGCGCTGAACTGA